The Silene latifolia isolate original U9 population chromosome X, ASM4854445v1, whole genome shotgun sequence genome contains the following window.
gaaaggaggcaaaagggcatttactaggtcttGGTGATTTGTATTGTGAAataagatagatagggcatacatgaattgtccacccacatTGGCTAaatatatctcaaggccactcgaggagttaatgacgaCAAATgcttggccacgctcggaagtaatatgtgagagatttttccggtcaggtagtcacactcccgatcgagaaaaccactcgcgatatgttcatgtgcaagtgcaacctgaaagacaccttgcattgagtgggagattaaaacggacatgagaattggtagcgcacaccttctgtcggacaagtgggagattgttggagttagtgtcctccacaatagtgcgtttacataataaatctcattaaaggaatatcatcagatatttaattatttgatcctcgtcagttgattaacgtaaatcgtaACGGTTGgcagactagagtttgacgttattgtcgtgagacggcggtgatcaactgacccctttcggtcacacctataggaacaaaccccaattgataactaattaattgtatgagatacaatttatttagtcccttgatttatagactaaaaggttagtcgactattttagagagatatcgagttgctaactcgaggcacgacagttattatttaattatgcgataattgaataataagttttaggagacgggttttagttaattaattgttaattcactaaaattgtactaattgattaatgtggttaatattagtacgtaaataatatgtgtagcggtacacgtatatttacggactggtttggacgaaattaattggaagcatttaaacataatacaatatttaagtaaaatttacacgtatttgtgcgacaaatataagaaccaaaatggacccgtaaatgggacattggaccgtgtaaatggagtatagtggatgattataaacacaatcatttcactttacttgtgatgcttccacaagttatcttataattataTTTTACAAGTGATGTAAGATTGACAAATATAAGACAATTTCAACACTCCACTACTCattactccacccgccacttcccccTATATACTCCAAtttgttgttcatttttgcaCACTACTTCACTacttcattttgcatgtgaacaaaaattgtttatctctctaaaattattatacatcatttactaagaagttagtaatcaaaagattattactaagagtgttagtaatagtacaaatattatcaagggttaatttgtgggtgtagttcttgggtgcaacttgaagaagactttcttgttgaaggtttttcaaggaggatcatccatttatttttagctcaagaacaattaagataagagatcttgattgtgcccatattaccataaataccaatgtaaggaaattgtttttccttaatttttaattttatgcttttatatttgcatgcatgttacatagatcactaaatgaacatattatgagataatttgttattaattagagagtctaattaggatctatgatctttcattactatctttcatggatggatatgccggttacaatcagattaagatggccgaggaagacatgagTAAGACAACATTCACAtcacaatggggaacctattgttacacagtaatgcctttcggTTTGATAAATGCCGGGGCGATGTACCAGAGAACAGCAACGACGTTGCTACATGATATggtgcacaaagaagttgaagtttatgtcgacgacatgatagTCAAGTCAAAAGAATGTAGTGGCCATCTCGGAGCACTACGAAAATTCTTTCAAAgattgcgaaagtacaacatgagactgaatccACAAAAGTGTGCTTTCGGGGTCACCTCTGGAAAACTGTTGGGtcatatcgttagccaccgtggcatcgaagtAGACCCATCAAAGATCAAGCCATTATGAAAATGCCCCGACCCGAGACCGAGAAAGAAATTCAAGGTTTCCTAGGAAGACTTCAATACATAAGCCGTTTCGTCGCGAAGTTGAAGATGATTTGTGAGCCGATCTTTAAGAATCTGAAGGTCGGAGAACGTGTTATGTGGGATGACCAATGTCAGGCCGCATTCGATAAAGTAAAAGAAGTACTGTCTTCTCCACCAGTTTTGAGCCCACCAGTAGTCGGGCTACCACTATCGCTATTTCTAACTGTTATAGATACGGCAATGGGAGCTATGCTAGCCCAAACAgttgaaaagaagaaagagctatttactacattagtaaaaagttttTAGACTATTGTGCTAATATAGTTGGAAAATGGCCTCCCCATATTATTACACCcattcatttgttcatttttACTTACTGTTGAACATTTGCATGTGAAAATCATTCTTCTCTCTAAAGATAATAAAAACCATTTACTAAGATTTGTTAGTAAACAAAATATT
Protein-coding sequences here:
- the LOC141618804 gene encoding putative mitochondrial protein AtMg00860, with amino-acid sequence MPRPETEKEIQGFLGRLQYISRFVAKLKMICEPIFKNLKVGERVMWDDQCQAAFDKVKEVLSSPPVLSPPVVGLPLSLFLTVIDTAMGAMLAQTVEKKKELFTTLVKSF